The Chryseobacterium sp. JV274 sequence GTGGTTTAAGTTATTATGAAAATACGCATCTTACCCAGCCTTCTCTGGCTTTGGAAACACAGTATTCAGGAAGTATCAAAAAAGTTAATCTGAATGGAAACTATTTCTACAGCAGTGACTATTATCCTGGAAACAGAAGAGGAATGCTGCAAATACAGCAGAATTTTTCAACCCCCATTTTTGAAAACCACTATTTGTATGCGAATGCGATGATCTCTAACTTTTCACCAAAATTTCACTCTTACAACAATGATTTTAAATCAAATACCATAAGAGGAGATATTGGAATCAATTTCGCGAAAAGGAAAAATTCCGGATTTGCTGTGGGCATGCAATATCAGGAGGAAAGCTCTAACAGCTACAATAATTTTTTTGATACTTCAGGAAATCAGGAACTGCAAACACTGAAAGCACTTAGAATCATTCAGAATACAACATGGATAAGCAATAATAGACAACACTCTTCATTACTTGCACTGGAAGCAGGGTCAGTCCAGTATCCCGATGGCCACAATGCAGAATATCAGATGAAAATCACTGGTAATTACAGTTATAAATGGTTCAATATAAACGGAATATATCAGCATGGCAGCTATTACCTTTCCGAATTTGCTTCATCCAGAAATTTCAATGAGGACATCATGTATAAGAAATTTTCAGTATCCGCTTTTGTCAATAAAAACCTGTTTAGCAAAAAGCTAAATATTACTTCAGGATTATCCTATACTGATGATATTTTATATGGTAAGTCTCCTTCGGGATTTGTTAACCTGAAATATACAAAAGAAAAATATGGAGTATTCCTGAATTCTTCCTGGTTTAATTATTCTTCCAACAATTTCAGCAATAATTTTTTTACTATTGAAGCAGGTGTCACCCTGAACCTTCAACCTAACAGACTTATCGCCAGCAAAAAAGGAGAAATAGCTGCATTTGTATTTTATGATAATAATAATAACAGTGTCTATGATGAAGGTGACCAAAGTGCTGAAAATTATATTATTATGATCAATAATATCTCTTTCAAAACAAATCATGATGGTAAAATTGCGTACAAAGCTATTCCATATGGTCAGTATATGCTGAAACAGGTGATCCAGCAAGGATGGTATTATAATGAACTGGAATTTGAAGTAAAAAAAAGCAGCTATTCTCTTCAAGTTCCGCTCCATCAAAATGGAACAATGCTGGGAAAAATCACTTATGAATTTGACCCTAAAAAAGCATTGGAATTTGAACCTAAAACTGCAGGAATTATTTTCAGCATCTATGATAAAGATAAGTTTATACAGCGTGTGGTTACAGATGACAATGGCGAAATCGGCTCTTTCCTGGGGTCTGGAAATTACAGAATAGAACTTGTGGAAAGTTCGTTACCCGCAAACACCTATTGTGAGAAAATAAACCGCCACTTTACAGTTCAAGCAGGGAAAATAATAAACCTTGAACCCTTTATCATCAAAGTATCAGAGAAAAGGATACACGTCAAGAAATTTGGAAATTAGACGAAGAAAGGCCTTTTAATTGTAAAATATATTGATTAGAAACTTAACATAAAAAAATAAGTGTTTCATAATCTCCATTAAATTATTTGTTTTTATAAAAAAAATCACTATATTGATATATGAAAAAAAATGATCTTCAGGACAATATAACACACGCAGGTAAGGTTAATGAGAGAACTAAAGCCTTAGAAATCCTTGAAAAAGCAAAGAAAACACAGGGAAAAATTACATTTCTGCGACAAGGCGTAGGAAGAAATTTTAAACCTAAAAACGAGGAATAAGATAAGACCAAATCATTAGGGAAGCCATTTTAATTTCCCGCAGTGTACGGATTTCATATTTTAATTTAACATTTATCAGATATTACAAAAATCTTCTCAAAGAGAGGGTTTGGTATACATATGTTCTCATATTTTTATTCCCCCATTAACTAATCATAAAAGCTCCGGATATCGGGGCTATATTTTTGCTAAAAATCTATATTTGTGTGTGTAAACAAAAAAGCTCCTAAAAAAGGAGCTTAGTGACCGCAGAAGGATTCGAACCCTCACTGTCGGAGCCGAAATCCGAAGTTCTATCCATTAAACTATGCAGCCGTGTTCATAAAACAATACGTAATGAGTAATCTCAAAATACCATTGTCATGATTTCGACTGCGAAAATACTGATTTTTTTACAATTTATAAAGTCTGCAAAAGTTTAATTACAAAATCATTGATAAGGTAGATTATCTTTTTGCAGCAGGATCAATGGGGAATATTATGAAGAAAAAGAGCAAACATTTAAAGTTCAGATGTTTAAAAAATAAAATATGTAACATTCAAAATAAACTTCAGACTCATATCATAAATATAAAGCACATTTCAAAGATCAAAAATTATGAGAATTAAAATATTATCAGCCTTTCTGTTTTTCTGGACAGCTGTATTTTTTGCACAGAATACCCCATCCAATGATGAGTATACCAAAGCTAAAGAAATCATTAAAGATCTCGACTCCATTGTTTCCCCCAATGGGATTCAGGAAAGTTATCCTGTTACCATAGGAAGTATAAAACAGCAGGTATATGTAAGAGGACAGAATAAAGAAAATCCAATTATACTGTTTGTTCACGGAGGGCCCGCCTCTCCTGTAGCTCCGGTTATGTGGATGTTTCAAAGACCCATTGAAGAGTATTTTACAGTCGTTAATTATGATCAGAGAGCTGCAGGAAAAACCTATGCTATTAATGATACCGTTAATTTGGGAAAAACCATACATATTGACCAATATGTAAAAGATGTGATTCAGCTAACGGAATATATTCAGAAAAAATACAATAAGAAAAAAGTGATATTGATGGGCCACAGCTGGGGAACGATTGTTTCCATGAATGCTGCCTTAAAAAGACCTGATCTCTTCTATTCCTATGTTGGAATAGGTCAGATTATCAATACCAAAGATAATGAGCGTTTAAGCGTAGAGTTTGCTTTAAAAGAAGCAACCCGTTTAAAAAATGAAACTGCCATAAAAGAATTGAAATCCATTGCACCCTATCCCGGAAATCAGGCGATTACACGGGAGAGAATTATTATTGCAAGGAAATGGCCGCAATATTATGGTGGTTTAACGGCTTTCAGGAATAATTCAAGGTATTATTTCCAGGCCCCTCTGCTCTTCTCAGAATATTCTGAAAAAGATCTTGATGCCCTTGGCGGCGGAAGTCTTTTTACATTGAAAAAACTTTTACCAGAGTTTTTGAATGTTGATTTCAAAACCGTAAAAAATTTCCCTATTCCCGTTTTCATGTTCATGGGACGCCACGATTATACAACCCCTTCTGAACCCACCAATGCATGGTTACAAAATGTAAAAGCTCCTGTAAAAAAAGGAATCTGGTTTGAAAATTCAGCACATTTAATTCCTTGGGAAGAACCCGGAAAAATGCTGGTTACCTTATTGAATGACGTCTTACCAACTGCTAAAGACAAGTAATAAAAAAACCTTACATCCTGAAATGTAAGGTTTTTGTTTTATTGAAATATCTTAAAGTTTAGAATGTAATTTTCACTCCTCCTAAAATCTGTGCACCCAGGACTTTATAGCCTTTGTACGTCTGGTATTTTGAGCTCAGAAGGTTATTTCCGAGTGCGAAAACGCTGAAGTTTTTGTGAATTTTATACTCTGCAGAAAGATTTAAATCAGCATAACCACCCACTTTATCGTTTGTATTCTCCGTAGACTGGTAGATTACCGGAGATCCCACTCCTTCAATGGCAAAAGAGTTTGTCGTTCTGTCACTTGCAAAGATTCCTTTAAATCCTAACAATAGTTTTTTGTCAAGCATCGTATATTTTGCCCCGATGCTCGCATTGAACAATGGAACGTTATAAATATTGTCGTAATTCTTAAGATCATACTTTGTAAATCTTAATTCTCCATCTAAAATCAGGTTTGCTAATGGGAAATACTGCACGCTCCCTTTGATATCGCTTACATTTCCATCATCATAGACCGCAGAGAATGTATTGGCAAAGTTATAGGCAGAACGTTCAACAGAGGTATTATCAAAAAGACCATTGCCCTTAAAGAACATAATATCTCTCATCTTTCCATACCCTGCAGAGAAGTCGTATTTCAGCGTTTCGTCAATGTCTCCTCTCAATCCTACATAAAAGTGATATTTGGTCTCTGTAGGCTTTAAAAACTGATCAGAAAGGATGAATGGATTCGTCTGTAACATATCTCCGTAAGTATTCAGTTTCAGGCCTCCGTCTACCCCACCATAGAATTTAAATTCTTTGGCTGCAGCAAACTGAAACTCTGCCTGCGGGAACCAATAGGTCTTATTATTTTTTTGCTGTTCCAGCTGATCATTAGAGTTTTTAGCATTCAGGAAAGAGAATGATGAACCTAACATTAAATAGGAATCACCTTTTCTGAACGTCACTTTCGGAGTCAGGCTGGTATTGAAGAAATTGGAAGAGTTTTTATCTCTGATGGCAAAATCAGTCTTCACCGCATCCAATCCTACTCCAAGATCAGCATTCAGATTGATTCCTGATTTTCCTAATTCTACCGCATGCTTGGAAAAGTTGGCAAGAATGGAAACCTGGTTTTCCTGAGTATCAAAATGATCTTTAAGGAATGATGATTTTACCCTTACATCATTTAAGATTTCATTGGAATAAAAGTCATAATATCCGTTTACTTTAAACTGATTTACTTTTTGCTTCAGATCAAGCTCACCAGTCGGCTGCATCGCATAGATCCCGTAATAATTATAGTTGTCTAAACCATATTCAGCATTGATATTGAATTTTCCTTTTTCTCCGTAAGAGTTCAGGAAAGCACCAATATTAGCAGAAGTCTGTCCGGATTTCCAGTCATACTCTTTTTTAAGACCATTAGTAGAAAGAACGTGAACATCCGCTCCCACTTCAAATTTATTTTCAAGGGTCTTGGAGATGTTTCCATCTACTAAGATTTTACCGTAATTACCCATTCCGAACTGGAAATAATTATTTTGAGCCGTTCCGTCAAATTTCGGAGCAACATCCTCACCCTGAATCGTTGAAGTTTTGAAATCAGAAACAGCAGGAACATCCGTGATGGTATATTTCACAGGAGTCTGCGATTTCTCTTCCGGCGGATAGTTTTTAATGGTTTCCACAGAAGTCTTCTTCTTCTCGATCTTCTTCACTTCCGGCTCTCTTTTTTTGTTAAGAACCAGTTTTTCCTCCTTGATCTGGGAAAACGCCACTGACGAAATTCCTAAAAATAATATGGATAATATTTGAATCTTCTTGTTCATATTTTCTTTATTTGAAAAAAATATATAACGGGTTTTACTTATTGGAAGCAATATAATTGCCTAATAAAGCTTTCCCTGACTGTTTTGAAAAAGTTCTCCCTAGTCTGAATATATTAAACAGCCAAAGGCTTTGATAAACTTGTAATTTGTATTGATAATTTTTCGTTGTACTGTTCTCAGCTACATCATAACTGTAAGAAATATCATACGGAAATCCTGAAGGCAATAACCCGACTGTAAGCATACTCCCAATCATAGGATTTCCACATGGAGGA is a genomic window containing:
- a CDS encoding alpha/beta hydrolase gives rise to the protein MRIKILSAFLFFWTAVFFAQNTPSNDEYTKAKEIIKDLDSIVSPNGIQESYPVTIGSIKQQVYVRGQNKENPIILFVHGGPASPVAPVMWMFQRPIEEYFTVVNYDQRAAGKTYAINDTVNLGKTIHIDQYVKDVIQLTEYIQKKYNKKKVILMGHSWGTIVSMNAALKRPDLFYSYVGIGQIINTKDNERLSVEFALKEATRLKNETAIKELKSIAPYPGNQAITRERIIIARKWPQYYGGLTAFRNNSRYYFQAPLLFSEYSEKDLDALGGGSLFTLKKLLPEFLNVDFKTVKNFPIPVFMFMGRHDYTTPSEPTNAWLQNVKAPVKKGIWFENSAHLIPWEEPGKMLVTLLNDVLPTAKDK
- a CDS encoding TonB-dependent receptor; its protein translation is MNKKIQILSILFLGISSVAFSQIKEEKLVLNKKREPEVKKIEKKKTSVETIKNYPPEEKSQTPVKYTITDVPAVSDFKTSTIQGEDVAPKFDGTAQNNYFQFGMGNYGKILVDGNISKTLENKFEVGADVHVLSTNGLKKEYDWKSGQTSANIGAFLNSYGEKGKFNINAEYGLDNYNYYGIYAMQPTGELDLKQKVNQFKVNGYYDFYSNEILNDVRVKSSFLKDHFDTQENQVSILANFSKHAVELGKSGINLNADLGVGLDAVKTDFAIRDKNSSNFFNTSLTPKVTFRKGDSYLMLGSSFSFLNAKNSNDQLEQQKNNKTYWFPQAEFQFAAAKEFKFYGGVDGGLKLNTYGDMLQTNPFILSDQFLKPTETKYHFYVGLRGDIDETLKYDFSAGYGKMRDIMFFKGNGLFDNTSVERSAYNFANTFSAVYDDGNVSDIKGSVQYFPLANLILDGELRFTKYDLKNYDNIYNVPLFNASIGAKYTMLDKKLLLGFKGIFASDRTTNSFAIEGVGSPVIYQSTENTNDKVGGYADLNLSAEYKIHKNFSVFALGNNLLSSKYQTYKGYKVLGAQILGGVKITF